From Lysobacter auxotrophicus, the proteins below share one genomic window:
- a CDS encoding YdeI/OmpD-associated family protein — protein sequence MTAQLPTDLPIKLFKTEAAWETWLAAHGDQAGVWLKIAKKDTGARSVSYSQALDVALCHGWIDGLKRSCDARYFLQRFTPRKAKSLWSKLNVARVEKLVAAGRMQAAGLREVDAAKADGRWDAAYQAASVMEVPPELAAALAKNAKARKAFDALDRTNRYAFCWRVHTSKKPETKAARVEKFIGMLERGERIHG from the coding sequence ATGACCGCGCAGCTGCCGACCGACCTGCCGATCAAGCTGTTCAAGACGGAAGCGGCGTGGGAAACGTGGCTGGCCGCACATGGCGATCAGGCAGGCGTCTGGCTGAAGATCGCCAAGAAGGACACCGGCGCGAGGTCGGTCAGCTATTCGCAGGCACTCGACGTGGCGTTGTGCCACGGGTGGATCGACGGCCTCAAGCGCAGCTGCGACGCGCGGTATTTCCTGCAGCGCTTCACGCCGCGCAAGGCGAAAAGCCTGTGGTCGAAGCTCAACGTCGCGCGCGTGGAGAAGCTTGTCGCGGCCGGTCGCATGCAGGCGGCGGGGTTGCGTGAGGTCGACGCGGCGAAGGCCGATGGCCGCTGGGATGCGGCGTACCAGGCGGCGAGCGTCATGGAAGTCCCGCCTGAACTCGCCGCCGCGTTGGCGAAGAATGCGAAGGCCCGAAAGGCGTTCGACGCGCTGGATCGCACCAACCGCTACGCGTTCTGCTGGCGCGTGCACACCTCGAAGAAGCCCGAAACGAAGGCCGCGCGCGTGGAGAAGTTCATCGGGATGCTGGAGCGCGGGGAGAGGATCCACGGGTGA
- a CDS encoding amino acid permease, translating into MFQQLWATKHPHAAHAEAEGLSLHRTLGPWGLTALGIGAVIGGGIFVITGQAAANHAGPAIMLSFVLAAICCTFCALAYAEFASMVPVSGSAYTYTYATLGELAAWFIGWMLVLEYGVSASAVAVSWTGYFLSLLQHFDITLPRELVSAPLDGQLRPTGAIANLPAAAIVLLLTWLCYVGIRKSSAMNMAMVVLKTGLILLVIFVGWKYVNPDYWHPFIPANEGPGKYGWEGVLRGASMVFFAYIGFEAVSVAAQESHKPQRDLPIGMLASLAICTVLYIAMAAVMTGLVPFNLLGTDEPVVTAVAAHPELGWLRVVVEIGALIGLSSVVLVMIIGQPRIFMIIARDGLLPPVFTKIHPEYRTPHINTVITGIGIALLAALFPLDVLGELTSMGTLIAFAAVCGGVLILRRTQPDLPRPFRIPAAWLICGAGILSCLALLSTMTAHNWFLMIVWTAVGFLIYFLYGYRHSRLRRG; encoded by the coding sequence ATGTTTCAACAACTCTGGGCGACCAAGCATCCCCATGCCGCTCACGCCGAGGCCGAAGGGCTGAGCCTCCACCGCACGCTCGGGCCGTGGGGCCTGACGGCGCTGGGCATCGGCGCGGTCATCGGCGGCGGCATCTTCGTCATCACCGGCCAGGCCGCGGCGAACCACGCCGGCCCGGCGATCATGCTGTCCTTCGTCCTCGCGGCGATCTGCTGCACCTTCTGCGCCCTCGCCTACGCCGAGTTCGCCTCGATGGTGCCGGTCTCCGGCAGTGCCTACACCTACACCTACGCGACGCTGGGCGAACTGGCGGCGTGGTTCATCGGCTGGATGCTGGTGCTCGAATACGGCGTGTCCGCATCCGCGGTCGCGGTCAGCTGGACGGGCTACTTCCTCAGCCTGTTGCAACACTTCGACATCACCTTGCCGAGGGAACTCGTCAGCGCGCCGCTCGACGGCCAGCTGCGGCCGACCGGCGCGATCGCAAACCTTCCCGCCGCGGCCATCGTGCTGCTGCTGACGTGGCTGTGCTATGTCGGCATCCGCAAGTCCTCGGCGATGAACATGGCGATGGTCGTGCTGAAGACCGGCCTGATCCTGCTGGTGATCTTCGTCGGCTGGAAGTACGTGAACCCCGACTACTGGCACCCCTTCATCCCCGCGAACGAAGGGCCGGGCAAATACGGCTGGGAAGGCGTGTTGCGCGGGGCGTCGATGGTGTTCTTCGCCTACATCGGGTTCGAGGCCGTCTCCGTCGCGGCGCAGGAATCGCACAAGCCGCAGCGCGACCTGCCCATCGGCATGCTCGCCTCGCTCGCCATCTGCACGGTGCTGTACATCGCGATGGCCGCGGTCATGACCGGACTGGTACCGTTCAACCTGCTGGGCACCGACGAACCCGTCGTCACCGCCGTGGCCGCGCATCCCGAGCTGGGCTGGTTGCGCGTCGTGGTCGAGATCGGTGCACTGATCGGCCTGTCGTCGGTGGTGCTGGTGATGATCATCGGTCAGCCGCGCATCTTCATGATCATCGCGCGCGACGGCCTGCTGCCGCCGGTGTTCACCAAGATCCATCCCGAATACCGCACGCCGCACATCAACACGGTGATCACGGGCATCGGCATCGCGCTGCTGGCGGCGCTGTTCCCGCTGGACGTGCTGGGCGAACTCACCTCGATGGGCACGCTGATCGCCTTCGCCGCGGTCTGCGGCGGCGTGCTGATCCTGCGTCGCACGCAGCCCGACCTGCCGCGACCGTTCCGCATCCCGGCGGCGTGGCTGATCTGCGGCGCCGGCATCCTCAGCTGCCTCGCGCTGCTGTCGACGATGACCGCGCACAACTGGTTCCTGATGATCGTCTGGACCGCCGTCGGCTTCCTGATCTACTTCCTCTACGGCTACCGGCACAGCCGCCTGCGTCGCGGCTGA
- the mtnC gene encoding acireductone synthase yields the protein MTISAILTDIEGTTSSISFVKDVLFPYARRALPRFVAARGKEPGVRKWLDAVATENGGMCQDEMIVEVLQGWIDEDRKHTALKALQGMIWADGYRSADFTAHIYPDAAKALRDWHAAGLPLYVYSSGSVPAQRLFFGHSDAGDLTTLFSGWYDTEMGGKREAQSYRNIVESIGLPAGEILFLSDVVEELDAAREAGLQTVLIDRLEDYATPRSGDATHGHTRVETFADVSVR from the coding sequence ATGACCATATCCGCCATCCTCACCGACATCGAAGGCACCACCAGCAGCATCTCGTTCGTGAAGGACGTGCTGTTCCCGTACGCGCGCCGTGCCCTGCCCCGCTTCGTCGCCGCGCGCGGCAAGGAGCCGGGCGTGCGCAAGTGGCTCGACGCGGTGGCGACCGAGAATGGCGGCATGTGCCAGGACGAGATGATCGTGGAGGTGCTGCAGGGCTGGATCGATGAGGACCGCAAGCACACGGCGCTGAAGGCGCTGCAGGGCATGATCTGGGCCGACGGCTATCGCAGCGCCGATTTCACCGCACACATCTATCCCGACGCGGCCAAGGCGCTGCGCGACTGGCACGCGGCCGGCCTGCCGCTGTACGTGTATTCCTCCGGCAGCGTCCCCGCGCAGCGCCTGTTCTTCGGCCATAGCGACGCCGGCGACCTGACGACGCTCTTCTCCGGCTGGTACGACACCGAAATGGGCGGCAAGCGCGAGGCGCAGAGCTATCGCAACATCGTCGAATCCATCGGCCTGCCGGCCGGCGAGATCCTGTTCCTGTCCGACGTCGTCGAGGAACTCGACGCCGCGCGCGAAGCGGGATTGCAGACGGTGCTGATCGACCGTCTCGAGGATTACGCGACGCCACGCTCCGGCGACGCCACGCATGGCCACACGCGCGTCGAGACGTTCGCGGACGTGTCGGTTCGCTGA
- a CDS encoding 1,2-dihydroxy-3-keto-5-methylthiopentene dioxygenase, translating to MSRLRIFTENDPSNPRLSTSDHAEMATELGKIGVAFEQWQATAPVKPGDAPEAIMDAYRADIDRLVAQHGFKTVDVVSIAPDNPQREAMRTKFLDEHFHKEDEVRFFVAGSGLFTLHVEGEVYEVKCEQGDLIAVPDSTKHWFDMGPEPSFVAIRFFTEPDGWVGHFTGTDIAQRFPRYEKGQAG from the coding sequence ATGAGCCGCCTGCGCATCTTTACCGAGAACGATCCGTCCAACCCGCGCCTGTCCACGTCCGACCACGCCGAAATGGCGACGGAACTGGGGAAGATCGGCGTGGCGTTCGAGCAGTGGCAGGCAACCGCGCCGGTCAAGCCGGGCGACGCGCCCGAGGCGATCATGGATGCCTATCGCGCCGACATCGACCGCCTCGTCGCGCAGCACGGTTTCAAGACCGTTGACGTGGTGAGCATCGCACCGGACAACCCGCAGCGCGAGGCGATGCGCACGAAGTTCCTCGACGAGCACTTCCACAAGGAAGACGAGGTCCGCTTCTTCGTTGCGGGCTCCGGCCTGTTCACGCTCCACGTCGAGGGCGAGGTGTACGAGGTGAAGTGCGAACAGGGCGACCTGATCGCGGTTCCCGACAGCACGAAGCACTGGTTCGACATGGGTCCGGAGCCGAGTTTCGTCGCGATCCGCTTCTTCACCGAGCCGGACGGCTGGGTCGGCCATTTCACCGGCACCGACATCGCCCAGCGCTTCCCGCGCTACGAGAAGGGCCAGGCCGGCTGA
- a CDS encoding methylthioribulose 1-phosphate dehydratase, which yields MNTPVPYDPQRLAHCAGEIIVNVRELSALGWTPATSSNFSRRMDEQHIAITVSGRDKGKLTEADIMVVDLDGEPVATAQKSSAETLLHTQLYKRFPEIGCVLHTHSKVQTVASRLYAGPGHVHLEGYELLKAFSGNTTHEISVELPVLPNSQDMHTLAAQVDCLLDRQAMWGYLIDGHGLYAWGRDMPEARRHLEAFEFLLGCELELRRLQR from the coding sequence ATGAACACCCCCGTCCCCTACGATCCCCAGCGCCTGGCGCACTGCGCCGGGGAAATCATCGTGAACGTGCGCGAGCTGTCGGCGCTGGGCTGGACGCCGGCGACCAGCAGCAACTTCTCCCGTCGCATGGACGAGCAGCACATCGCCATCACGGTGTCCGGGCGCGACAAGGGCAAGCTGACCGAAGCCGACATCATGGTGGTCGACCTCGACGGCGAGCCGGTCGCGACCGCGCAGAAGTCCTCCGCCGAGACCCTGCTGCACACGCAGCTGTACAAGCGTTTCCCCGAGATCGGCTGCGTCCTGCATACGCATTCGAAAGTGCAGACCGTGGCGTCCAGGCTGTACGCCGGCCCGGGGCACGTGCACCTGGAAGGCTATGAACTCCTGAAAGCCTTCTCCGGCAACACCACCCACGAAATCAGCGTCGAGCTGCCCGTGCTGCCCAACAGCCAGGACATGCACACGCTCGCCGCGCAGGTCGATTGCCTGCTCGACCGCCAGGCGATGTGGGGCTACCTGATCGACGGCCACGGCCTCTACGCATGGGGCCGCGACATGCCGGAAGCCCGGCGCCACCTTGAAGCATTCGAATTCCTGCTCGGCTGCGAGCTTGAACTGAGGAGACTGCAGCGATGA